The Hydra vulgaris chromosome 05, alternate assembly HydraT2T_AEP genome includes the window gttagcaCAACCTACTGCACAacaactttttaacattttctaaaaaatttaacaaaccgCTAAtgattttgttgtttgtttgctGCTAAatcaagttaattttaatattattgtttaatacatAGTGGCGCCACACTAACTGGATGGATAGCTTTTGctctattcaaaaaaaatttataatttctaaaGGAAATggtatttagaatttttttgtagtaactATGTATATTATGCTATTTTTCCTTGCCgtatgttttgttttgatttttgcacTAGATTTAGTGTATTATGTTAGTTTGAACTTGTAATGcagtgatgtttttttttattttattcagtgCTATTACACAgccaatttttaatacaaaattacaaGACCTTCAGTTTAACAAAGCTAGCTTTTTGAGCacaaaaaatcttataactTTGCATCCATTTAACTTCTGAACCtcattctttaaatctttatgttattattgattATGGTTaacataattgttaaaatacaattatgttaaccataatcaataataaatagttaGACAAAATTAAAATCTCCTCATATGACTAATACTGGAAAGGAATtcaagaacaaacaaaaaataaactatgatctaagaaaaaataaaaaaaaacttttatcaaaaaactttttttttcttacatatCTGTCCTAATATTTACAGtttgaatcaattttaaaatgaatttttaatgaagaaactAACTGAatactattaatataaaaaaacacaccTCGCTCTATAACAGCATGCTTTTCGAATTCTGCTTGCAATGTAGCCTCGTCAATACTTGGATCCAGTCCAGCTATGTATAAAGTATTCGTTTtcatttctaaattaaaattaaaaaatatataaatataatctcctataaatgaaaacaaaagcTAAAATTAACATTACCAAAATCACCAACTTTTCATCTTAAATAACCGTTGTTGAACAATATGAATAacatattcattttatttaagcaAACGAATATTAtgatgacaaaaataattttttataggttTCTATAATTTATTACCCTTTCAATACAGAAAATTAAATGTAGAAATGAAAAGTATAGGATCCAACCTAGGCGACGCTTTTGCTTGAACTGTTAGAATATCTGCAGTAACTTCGTGACTTTTCTTCAATAGATTGAGACCGCAGCGCATTGTACCAAACACGCATGCTCACAAATTAGCTGTTTTTGGCTTGACGATTTTCGAAATAGTTTAAGGTTATGTATAAGGTATTCTGAGCCTTTTATTAACTTAACAATCTTAAAATCTGTAttggaaattatttttatcaatttttgtattaaaaaatttattaaattatttatttttttaaattgtttgtattGCTTAAATCATGGTTAATTGGCTCACACTACTTTGTTTAAGTaaagttatttagttttatgcaatacttttatcatttttctattaaatataccaacttataaaaaatattgaatggaATCATTGAGTATTTTTCTGTATAAACTATTTGAtcaaaagtttaaacataataatacttttataaaatgcttttaaaaaatttttcttttagatacctcgttttatatttgttatatcgtttatcaaaaatttgtgaaagtttattattattattattattctttttggcaatatataattgtaatacgaccaacaaatgtaaaaaaaaaaaaaaaaaaaaacgacgcACGGTTACAGACACATGGTTAAATTGccaaaatagaaatacaaaatgaaacattttttatttccagcagaagttttcataaaaatgtaaactttttaggtTTTCACTAACACAATTTTCTTCACCtcttatttaaatgttttaagctCACATATCTGCATATTTAATACGTAATATTCAAATTTGAATTCCCAAGAACTTATCGAAAGTTAAATACTCACGTTTTGcagaagatttaatttataggCTCAATTGTCAAGAGACCAATagttttttgtatgtatattaaGATGagttgatttaattaaaattatccATTCATTTTCTCACAAAATTTTCacgtttatacaaaaaaaattatgcttcaTAACTGCTACACTGCAAGTAAacttgttttaaagaaaattaaaatattataacatttataatgaCTATATGATTCTTTAGAATCAAAATAtggacatattttttttcaatcattttgtaatattaattctatatttgtttttctcACACGCTTGTAAATATCTTTACTCAATAAATATACATTTGCAAATACCCCCGAGGgtataataaacattataaacgTTATATACAATGTAATAAATGACACACCCACAACGTTCCTTCCGTCGCAATACAacaatagtttatatataatacagttATTTACACTAATTACAACACCCCTTGATCTCTAGATCACAAAGTCCGCATACTTATTCGGAAACCTCCGCACTCGCGTCGATCTTCGGAGATTTAGGTTATCCGCGATGGGTTCTTCCGATTCTCTGATAGATCCTTGATCTCTAGATCACGAAGTCCGCATACTTATTCGGAAACCTCCGCACTCGCGTCGATCTTCGGAGATTTAGGTTATCCGCGATGGGTTCTTCCGATTCTCTGATAGACAAGTCAGCTACAATGGGAGCAGGACGGACGTCCGACATGTGTCTCGGCAATCCATTGATTTCTACCGAAACTCCTCGTCCTTCATCTGAGACTCTTCCTCTGTTCCATTCGCTCGTGCATTTTGAGTCAGGTGGTTTTACAAATACTTCTTGTCCTTGTGTATAGTTGTGGAGAACTTCCGCGTTAGTTTTGGCAGAAATTGTGTGTGGTTTCCACTCGTAGGAAAATATAGCTTTGTAGGGGAGCGATGTTTCCTCGCCATTTTTTCTGGGAGCTATGTTATAccaatataccatttttaacgGGTCTTTGCCACTTCTGGCTGCCATGCGCTTGATTGTGCGATGATGACGTTCAACAATTCCATTTCCAGATGGCCTGTAAGCGCAACGAAACAAGATGGACACTCCCCAATCTGCACATAATTCACCAACGAGTTTTGAGCGAAAAGTCTTGCTGTTGTCAAGTAGAACTTGCCACGGAGGTCCTCTTTCTCGGAATATTTCTTCTAAATGGAAGCACACTGTTGTTTCTTTCTCGTTCTGTAGCCTTCTCCAAATTGCAAACTTGCTCCTTTTTCCACAGTCAATAATAGACAAGTAAATCTCTGATTTGTAGTGGGTTATGTCAATAGCCAAACGATGCCAGCTCTTTCCAACTTCAAGATTTCCTTCTTCCCATCTAATCGGCGCAGGATCCACCGATAAACATCTTTCGCAACTTTTCACGACTGATTCAACGTCTTTTCTGCAAACTTTCTCCTTCGGATATGTTTGTTTCATCAAATAAAGTGTTCGATTGACTCcaaagtgatgaagattatgaAACGACTTCACATCAGGCGGTACAACGTTTGCTGTCATTGCAGAATGGTTTGCATGCAGCCAGTTCTGTGGTACTCTCGTAAGAGCATCGGCTTTGTTTTCTGCTGACTTTACCaggaaaagttttaattttatattgcacTCCTTCACAAGGTCTTCAATTAATGACAACCGGCGACGGACAAGTGGTTCTCCAAGACCGTGTACTCGAACGGGTTTGTCACCGATAATTAAGGATCTCAACCAACCGACAACAGTAGCCGAATCACACTTTATGTTAATACATTCGAATCCCCATTTTGTTGCTAGATTAATTCCTTTTGTCACGGCTTCTAACTCTGCAAGATTAATGTGAGCCGTATCATCTTGTTTCCTCAGCCACGAACAGTCTTCTACTATTTCCCCAGCCACTTCCAAAACTATGCCAACAGCTAAACTGCTTGCATCGCACCACACTGTTGCTTCAGAAATGTTTTTGACGTTCCATGACCCATGAACGGGATCTTCTTTTGTAAGTCTTTCATTCAAACTGCTTACTAATTTAACAACTCGTTCGTTCACCAAAGAGTCCCATCCACAACTACTCGAAACTCTTTTTAGATAGCTGCACGAAGGGCGCAGCCAATTTGCTATTGGAAAATGTCCGGTCAGCTGTCCGCACCAAGAAAAGATTTGCCGACGTGTCATTTTTCCATCCGGAACTTTGGGTATGTTTTCACGTTTCCAACGGACTTGGTTGCATTGTTTGTACACTCGCAATCCAAGCACACGACCACCGACAAGTTTTTCTGGCAACTTAGAATCCAAGCCATATTTTTTCAAGAGTTCTTGAACTCTGCAACTTGACACTATGTTATTATTGACAATGATATCATCAATAAATGAATCCGTCCCAGACTCGACAAATTTATCTAAggataataccttttttaagattttagtCATTATTCTGGGCGCCACATTTAAACCAAAACCCAATCTTGTTAGACAGTAACGCTGCCCTTCATATTCCACAACTTGATATTTCCATAATGCTTCGTCGACACGAATTTGCAGGTACGCTTTCTTTAAGTCGATTATCTCAAGATTTTCTCCCAACTTTCTCCAGTTGCGAAGTTTGGTACTGCAAACATCGCCATCTGCAATATGACTGGATACAAATTGATTCAACTCCCGGTAGTCCATCACCGGatgtatttttaacttatttcgTTGAGTTACTGCCATCAATGGAATGATGCCATTACATCTCCCTTCAAATGGTTTCAGCCATCCCTGTGCTATCCATTCACTTATTTCCATTGCGTACTCACTTTTAACGTCCTCAGAGATATGATAGTTTGGAATTTTGTTAGTTAACGTTGGTGGTTCCATCAGCCATTTCCAAGACACGCTGCAACTGCCATTTTTGAATTCTGCTACGAAGTCTTTATCAATCAGCTTTAGAATAGTAGACGAGGATACTTCACTCGTTTTTTCTTGAGAAACAGCAGTAGCACCGATAGTTAGTTGTTCCACATTGAAGTTTATGGTTTCGCCGTCCCTCCCGACTTGGA containing:
- the LOC136080093 gene encoding uncharacterized protein LOC136080093, yielding MNGNSIEIKHQIVVNLSINDTTIDLECLVADIVPEYQMLLGMDAIRLLGGVQVGRDGETINFNVEQLTIGATAVSQEKTSEVSSSTILKLIDKDFVAEFKNGSCSVSWKWLMEPPTLTNKIPNYHISEDVKSEYAMEISEWIAQGWLKPFEGRCNGIIPLMAVTQRNKLKIHPVMDYRELNQFVSSHIADGDVCSTKLRNWRKLGENLEIIDLKKAYLQIRVDEALWKYQVVEYEGQRYCLTRLGFGLNVAPRIMTKILKKVLSLDKFVESGTDSFIDDIIVNNNIVSSCRVQELLKKYGLDSKLPEKLVGGRVLGLRVYKQCNQVRWKRENIPKVPDGKMTRRQIFSWCGQLTGHFPIANWLRPSCSYLKRVSSSCGWDSLVNERVVKLVSSLNERLTKEDPVHGSWNVKNISEATVWCDASSLAVGIVLEVAGEIVEDCSWLRKQDDTAHINLAELEAVTKGINLATKWGFECINIKCDSATVVGWLRSLIIGDKPVRVHGLGEPLVRRRLSLIEDLVKECNIKLKLFLVKSAENKADALTRVPQNWLHANHSAMTANVVPPDVKSFHNLHHFGVNRTLYLMKQTYPKEKVCRKDVESVVKSCERCLSVDPAPIRWEEGNLEVGKSWHRLAIDITHYKSEIYLSIIDCGKRSKFAIWRRLQNEKETTVCFHLEEIFRERGPPWQVLLDNSKTFRSKLVGELCADWGVSILFRCAYRPSGNGIVERHHRTIKRMAARSGKDPLKMVYWYNIAPRKNGEETSLPYKAIFSYEWKPHTISAKTNAEVLHNYTQGQEVFVKPPDSKCTSEWNRGRVSDEGRGVSVEINGLPRHMSDVRPAPIVADLSIRESEEPIADNLNLRRSTRVRRFPNKYADFVI